The stretch of DNA CTCACCGCCGAGATCGACGCCCTCATGCAGCGCGTGGAGGCGGGCGATCCCGATACGTCCAGGCGGTTCCGCGCGGCGGTGGAGGAGTGCCTCGCGGGGATCAGAGATACCCTCGCCGCCCTCAACGTCTCCCACAACCGCTTCGTCTGGGAAGGGGATTTCGTCCGCAACGGCGACGTCGACCGCACGCTGGGGAGAATCCGCCGCCTGCCGGAGGCGCACGAGGACGACATCCTCTACCTGGATCTCTCCCGCTGCGGGTTCGAGAACCGCTACGTCCTGCGCAGGAGCGACGGGACCACCGTGTACGCCGCGCGGGATCTGGCCTACCATACCTGGAAGGGGAGGAACTTCGACCGCGTGATCGACGTGCTCGGGGCCGACCACAAGCTGATCGGCGCCCAGCTGACCTGCACCCTGCAGCTCCTGGGCGAACGGCCCCCGGAGATCGTCTACTTCGAGTTCGTCTCCCTGCCGGAGGGATCCATGAGCACCCGCGCCGGCAAGTTCGTCTCGGCGGACGAGCTGATCGAGGAGGTGAGCCGGCGGGCGCTCGAGGAGGTGACCCGCCGCCGCCCGGACCTCTCGGAGGAGGAGCGGACGCGGATCGCCCGATCCGTGGCCGTAGGGGCGATCCGCTACGATATCGTGAAGGTATCGGCCGAGAAGAGCACGGTGTTCGACTGGAAGGAGGCGCTCGACTTCGAGCGGCAGAGCGGCCCCTACATCCAGTACGCCCACGCCCGGGCCTGCAGCATCCTGGACAAGGGCGGGGAGTTCACGGAGGCGTTCACCTTCGAGAGCGAGTTCGAGGTGAAGCTGGCCCGCCACATAGCCCGTTTCCCCGCCGTGCTGGATGAGGCGGTGACCCTCCTCCGCCCGAACATCCTGGCCGCCTACACCCGCGATCTCGCCGATCTCTTCAACGCCTTCTACCGGGACAATCCGGTGCTGAAGAGCGAGGGGGAGACCCGGGCGAGCCGCCTCACCCTGGTGCGGGCGGCGCAGAACACGCTCTCGCAGGCGCTCGGGGTGCTGGGGATCGATGCGCTCCGCTCCATGTGATCCGCTGCGGCGGCAGGGCTACCAGTTCCTCTCCCCCGGCTCGTCCGCTGCGGTCAAACCCTGCCTCTGGTGCAAGCGCGCCCTGAAAGGCGGGGACTTCTGCTACAAACACCAGTTCTACGGCATCGAGAGCCACCGCTGCATCCAGATGACGCCGACGCTCCGCTGCACGCAGCGGTGCCTCTTCTGCTGGCGCTCCTTCGAGCACGAGCCGCAGGAGGAGGTGGAGTGCCCGCCGCAGGCGATCGCGGACGGGGTGGTGCACCTCCAGCGGCGCGCCCTCTCGGGCTACAAACCCTCCCCCTACGTCACGGAGGAGCGGTTCCGCCAGGCGATGGAGCCCCGCCACGTGGCCATATCGCTGGCGGGGGAGCCCACCTGCTACTCCCGGCTGCCGGAGCTCGTCGACCTCTTCAACGCGCGGGGGTATACGACGTTCCTGGTCTCGAACGGCACCCGACCGCAGGTGCTGGCCGAGTGCAGACCGTTCCAGCTCTACGTCTCCCTGGACGCTCCCGACCGGGAGACCTACCTGCGGCTCTGCCGTCCGCGGGAGGACTGCTGGGACGCGGTGCAGGAGAGCCTCGGGCTGCTCTCCGGCCGCCGCTCGGCGGTTCGCATCACCCTGGTGCGGGGCTGGAACGACCGCCTGCCGGAGCGGTATGCGGCGATGCTGGATGAATCGGGCCCGACATACGCGGAAGTGAAAGGATATATGTATCTCGGATCCAGTAGAAATCGTCTGAACAGGGATACCATGCCGGATCACCACCATGTGCGTGCCTTCGCGGACGCGATCGCCGAGCACTCGGAGTACCAGGTGCAGGACGAGAACCCTCTCTCCCGGGTCGTCCTGATGGGGCGGTCGCGATGAGATTCGACGTGAACGCCTGGCGGAGCCGCTCGAGGGACAACTTCGAGGCGGCCTGGCACGAGGGCCCCTCGGTGATGACTCCGCCCGCCATGAACGAGCGCTACCCCCGCCGGAAGTACCGCCGCGGGATCGAGCACCCCGTCTTCGGGACGGTGCGGCGCCTGCGGGAGTGCTACCTCTCGATGGGGTTCGACGAGGCGGCGAATCCCGTCATGGTCGAGGAGCAGGACGTCTACCGCCAGTTCGGCCCGGAGGCGATGGCGGTGCTCGACCGGGTCTTCTACCTGGGCGGCCTGCCCCGCCCCAACGTCGGGATCTCGCGCGCCAGGCTGGATAGGATCGAGGCCATCCTGGAGCGGAAGGTCGGGGAGAGCGCCGAGAACGCGCTCCGCGAGACTCTGCATGCCTACAAGAAGGCGGAGATCGACGGGGACGATCTGGTCCATGCGATCGCGGGTGTCCTCGCGTCGGACGACGCCACCGTCGTGCGCATCCTGGACGAGGTCTTCCCCGAGTTCCGCGAGCTCGCGCCCGAACCTTCCCGCATGACGCTGCGCAGCCACATGACGAGCGGCTGGTTCATCACGCTCGGGCAGATCTGGGAGCGCCAGCCGCACCCGATCCGCCTCTTCTCGGTGGACCGCTGCTTCCGGCGGGAGCAGCAGGAGGGTCCGACCCGCCTCATGACCTACCACTCCGCCTCCTGCGTGGTCGCGGGGGAGGATGTGACGAACGAGGAGGGGAAAGCGGTCTCCGAGGCGCTCCTCTCGGCGTTCGGGTTCACCGGCTTCCGCTTCCGCCCCGACGAGAAGCGCTCCAAGTACTACATGCCGGACACCCAGACCGAGGTGTACGCACGCCACCCCGCCCTGGACTGGGTGGAGGTGGCGACGTTCGGGATGTACTCCCCCTCCGCGCTCGCGGAGTACGGCATCGGTGTCCCCGTGATGAACCTCGGTCTCGGGGTGGAGCGGCTCGCCATGATCATCCACGGCGCGAACGATATGCGGAAGCTCTCCTACCCCCAGTTCTTCCCGCCGGAACTCTCCGACCGCGATCTCGCCGAGGCGGTGCGGCTCCGCGAGGAGCCGCGGACGATCCCGGGGCGGGAACTCGCCGCCGCGATCGCGGCGGCGGCCGCCGCCCACGGTGCCGAACCGGGGCCCTGCAGCATCTCCGCCTGGAGCGGCATCCTGGGGGACCATCAGGTCGAGGTCTTCGTGGAGGAGCCGGAGTCCAACGCGAAGCTCTGCGGGCCGGCATGCCAGAACGAGATCTTCGTGCACCAGGGGAGCATCCTCGGTGTACCGGACACCGAGAAGTGGGCTGCCGTGCGGCGGGAGGGGACGCCGACGGGCATCACCTACCTGGACGCGGTGGCGTGGCTCGCCGCCGCCCGCATCGAGGCGATGGCCCGCTGCGGGGCGTCCACGACGGTGCAGGTGAAGATGGCCCGCACGCCGGCGGACATCAACCTGCTCGTCGCCGAGCACGCGGTGCGGTTCATCACCGACCACAAGAAGAAGATCGACGTGCGGGGCCCTGTCTTCCTGACGGTCCGCTCCAGCGTGCAGGACCTGGAGGTCGAGACCCGAGGAGCCTGAATTTTTTATCCTTGTTCAAGGATGCCTGCCCTCTTTCACGTCCATTGTACGGGCGACCGACAGCGCATCGGGGTATGAACTGCTCCGGTATCGCCGGAGCGGTCCATGGGCTGGACTTGAAACCCGGTGGGGGACTGCACGCATCTCCCGGGCGGGGCACTCATGGGAGGCATGGATTTTCCCGGGGCGACCATCGGGCCATTGCGCGAGAGCGGCGGAACCGCCGGGATACCCTGCCTCCTCCTGACGGTTCGCAGCCATGAGGCGTGGAGGGGGGCCAGCCCTCCCAGCGTGTTCTGGACCGGGCGGGAACGGGAAGTCGGGCCGGGCAGGCCTTTTCGGCCCCGGTCGAGATCCCTTCAATATTCCCGACAGAGCCCTATCGCAAGCGGGGTCGGGGAATAGGTGTAGTGCAAAGTGACATCATAACCTTATGACAATTAAATATCAAAGAAAAAAGGTGATCTTTAGTATAAGCAAAATAGAGATTATTCTTTCTTTTTTGGTCTGTGTTTTGCAGATCCTTCCTTTATATCCTCATGGATGGTTTTATAAAAAATCCCGTGCTCGTCCAATCCCTCAACTTTATGAGTAACCTTTGTTACATCTGGATCTCTTCTATCTACATTAATTGTAGTTTTTACAGGTCTTCCTGTCTTCTCAGATTTACTGCTTTTTGTTCGTTCTTCCTGTTTAACAAATCCTGAGGGATCTATGACTTTTGAAGATACATCTACAGAGAGGTGTAATTGGGCTTCAATAGTTGAGAAATGATTCTTTGTTCTTGATCCACAATCAGGGCAGGATGTCTTTGGGTTAACTTTAATCTCTTCTGATAAATCCCGCCCACATTCCGCGCATTTTACAGCATAAGATTCTGATGACATGTTATCCTTCTTATGCGTTGTTTATCGTAAAAATTAGTAATGTGAGGGTCTATCAATTGCATAGACCTTTAAGAGGAATAATCCAGCAATAATTAGCACAACCATAAACAAGCCGACTAGAAGTGAGTTCCCCAGTTGCGAAAAAAAGCCCCTAATTCGGAAAGAGGGGGCGGCATATTTAAAAATAAACCACATACTTCAAAAACCTTGTACTTGAATCGTTTGAGGTTAATGATTCCAAAATCTTCCCTCCTGATTACTTCTTTAAAAGTTAAATCTTCTCCCGCAGTGTGGGGGCGAAAGTGATTTTTTAGCTTCCCGCGCTGGCCAAAAAGGACACGATGTCATTTTACATCACATCCAACCCCCCCCTTGGTGCGATTCGCCCGGCCCGGCGGGCACGAGGCCGATGCGAAGGAGATCCTGGCCGAGACGGTCTACTCCGGCATCCCCGAATGGACTGGCATCGGATGCAGGAGCGGAGGCATTCCGGGAAGAGATCCCCTGCCCCCCAGCGGTAGCGATAGGACCTGTGCAGGGAAACAGGGGTAGGCGATCGATCCACGCGGTCTCTTCGGCGTGCATGCGGGAGGCGGTCGCATTCCAAGCCTCAATCGCATCGCCGGAACGGGACGGGCCTGGGCGCAAATGGCGAGGGCTTGTACGGGGATCCCCCGTCGTGCGATACACCCGGGCCTCGCCCCACAATTCTCCGTCGTCTGTTCGCAGCAGGGCCGGGGGCGGCACGGCCGGAACGGCCCTTCCGCCTCCCGGTGCGGGCTCTGCGAGGGGGCGCCAATAAGCGGATCCTTTATAAATCCTCGATAGAGGCCGATTTTCGATACGTTTTATACCATCGACAACGCCTTTTCTATTGATGCCTTCCCGGATTTTTGCGGCGTTGAAGGTGGACTGTAGCAATGCCCGCTAATTCCCCCTGGCGGGGTGTACTGAAATCGATGGGCCTCGTCTTCGGGGACATCGGCACGAGCCCCATCTACACGCTGGCCGTGATCTTCCTGCTGCTGGAGCCCACGCCCTCGAACGTGATGGGCATCCTCTCCCTTCTCATCTGGACGCTGATCGTGCTGATCACGGTCGAATACACCTGGCTGGCGATGAGCCTGGGGATGAAGGGCGAGGGCGGGACGATCGTGCTCCGCGAACTGCTGCTCTCCCACCTCAAGTCCCGCACGGCGATCGCCATCGTCTCTTCGATGAGCATCATCGGCGTCGCGCTCCTGATCGGCGACGGGGTGATCACGCCGGCGATCAGCATCCTCTCGGCGGTGGAGGGGATCGTGCTGATCCCGGGCTTCGAGACCACCGGCGAGACGATGCTCATCCTGATCGCCGCCATCATCGCGATCGCCCTCTTCTCCATCCAGCGGAGCGGCACCGAACGGGTGGCCTGGACGTTCGGCCCCATCGTGGCGGTCTGGTTCCTGGCGCTCGCCGTCTCGGGCGTGATCGCGATCCTGCAGGCGCCTGCGGTGATCCTGGCCATCAACCCCTACTACGCCATCCAGTTCCTGCTGAATGGCGGCTGGCCGGCGTTTTTCATTCTTTCCGCCGTCATCCTGGTCGCGACGGGGGGCGAGGCCCTCTACGCGGACATGGGACACCTGGGGCGGGCTCCGATCGTCCGCGCCTGGTACCTGGTCTTCTTCGCCCTGGTCCTGAACTACCTGGGGCAGGGGGCGTTCCTGCTCGCACATCCCGATGTCCACCTCGTCCTCTTCGAGATGATCTACAGCATCTCCCCCCTGATCTACGTGCCGTTCCTGATCCTCTCCATTGCCGCGACCGTGATCGCCTCGCAGGCGATGATCAGCGGCATCTTCTCCATCGTCTACCAGGGCATCACCACCCGCATGCTGCCCATGCTCAAGATCGACTACTTGTCCGCCGAACTCCGCTCCCAGATCTACATCGACTCGGTGAACTGGCTTCTCCTCTTCTCGGTGCTGATCGTCATGTTCCAGTTCCGCTCCTCGGCCAGCCTGGCCGCCGCCTACGGCCTGGCCGTCACGGGGACGATGACGATCACCGGCATCATGCTCACCTGCATCTTCTTCCTGCGGCGGCAGATCGTCCTCGGGCTCGTGGGCATCGGGGTGACCCTGGTGGACCTCGGCTTCTTCCTGGCCGCCACCTCCAAGATCCCGACGGGTGCGTACTTCGCCCTCATCATCGCCACGGTGCCCCTCGGGATCATCCTGATCTACCTCGCCGGTCAGAAGAGGATCTTCCGGGCGCTCCGCCCCATGGAACTGCCGCGGTTCCTGGAAACCTACTGCAAACTCTACCGCGACCCGGACGTCCCGAAGATCCGGGGCACCGCGCTCTTCTTCGCACGGAACACCCAGCAGCTGCCGCCCTACATCCCGCTGACGATGTTCACGAACAACATCATCTACGAGGACAACATCATCATCTCCGTCCGCATCCTGGACAATCCCTTCGGCCTGAAGAGCGGCTTTAGAGAGATCCTGGCCCCCGGGCTCCGCGTCTTCGAGATCCAGATAGGCTACATGGAAGTGGCGGAGATCATGCAGATACTGCACAAAGCGGGGATCCAGGAGAAGACCATCTTCTACGGGCTCGAGGATATCGTCACGAACAACCTGGTCTGGAAGATCTTCTCGGCCATCAAGCGGCTGACGCCCTCCTTCGTCCAGTTCTACAAGCTGCCGGCCGACAAGATCCATGGCGTGGTCACGCGGGTGGAGATGTGAGCGGGACGGGGAGACGCCTCCGGGTTCACGGAGGGCCGGACCCTGAGTCCGATACGCGGAGCTGAAGCCACCATCTCGCCTGCAACCCGATTCCGCCGATACGGTTGGCCTGATATCCGGGAGCAGCGGCGCAAGAGACCCGGTGGCAGGCAGGAACCCTTCTGATTGCGGTTCTGGATGAAAACCATTTCACACGGGGAGTGTGGAAATGCGGTCACGCACAGATGCCATACTCTGCAGGGTATCGCAACGATCGGGGGAGAGGGGTGCGCCCCCCACCAGGTGCGACAGGACCTGGTGGGCGGACCGGGGATCGGATGCATCTTGCAGCCGGGGATCCGACGTGAACTGCTCCGCTCCTGGCGTTGCAGGAGAGGTGTGGGATTTCCCTCTTCAACGCCCTGTGGTCGAACGTCGGAGATCTGTCGCGAAGGGGTTGTGCAAGGGCGGGCTCGCGGTTTCCCTCGCGATCGCAGCCCTATGCCGGGGGCTCGCCCAGCAGCGCGACGGCATCCGCGCGGATCTCGGCGAGGAGACGGCTGCGGTTCTCCCGGGTCATCTCATAGATGCGGACGTCGGGGCGCTGCTTGATCCCGTCGATGAAGCGGTCCCCGCGGTACGCCGCCGTCGCGATGCAGACGGGCGGCGCGTCGAGCACCTTCTCGACGGTCCGCCGGAACACCCAGGAGAGGATCTCCATCGGTCCGATCTCGTCGATGACGATCACCCGCACGTCCGGGTCGGAGAGGGGTATGCCGCCGACGAACTGCTCCAGCGCCAGGGTGTCCACCCGGTACTTCCCGACGTGGTAGCGGCTCTCGAGATCGGTATGGGCGAGGAGACCTCTCTCCCCCGAGAGGCTCACCAGCTCGAACCCCTTCCGCATCCCCCCTTCCCGGATCTCCTCGGTGTAGAACCCGATCGGGCGCCAGGGGCGCAGCTCCCCGGCGAGCCTGCGGATGAGTGTGGTCTTGCCGATGCCGGGCCTCCCCGTGACGAGCAGGTTCTTCCTCCTCATCGGATGACCCCCAGCCGCACCAGGCGCTTCCGATCCTCCTCGCAGAACTCCGCCCCCTTGCGGTCGGTATCCGCGATGGTGTTGGAGAAGTACATCACGCAGTGCAGATCCGGAGAGTGGGGGAGGCCGTAGGTGTGCCCGAGTTCGTGGACCGCCTCTGTGAGGGCTCTCCTGTGGAAGAGATCGCGGTCCTCCGCGCGGCCGTAGAAGGACTGGCGCAGGCGGTGGAGGGAGAAGAGCGCCGTTCTGCGGGCGGCGAGCCCGAACACGAAGTTGAGATCCGGCACGTACAGGTCGACGTCCGCGACCGCGAGGGTGCGGTCCAGGTCCGCGGCAGGGCTCCTCTCCGCTGCCGCGTTCAGGAGGATCCCGGCCGCGTACTGCCCTCTCCGGGGATCGAAGGCGCCGTCCGGGAGGGGGACGGGCGTTCCGATCGTCACCTCCTGGCCGAATCTCCTGCCCAGCTCCGCCTGCAGCATGCGGAGAACGCCGGGATCGACGGATCCGATCGGCACGATCCGGATAGCCACGTCTCCTCTCCTGCCGCCCCGTTACTTATACCTTTCCCGAATCGCTCCCCCGCGACCCGCTGCCGTCTAACCGGCGGCCTCCCCGCGCTGCACCTGCTCCTCGCTGACGTCGAACTCCCGATCCGTGCCGATGATCCGGTATCTGCCGTCCGCCTTCACGGGGTAGGGGTTGCCCAGCGTCGAGTAGGGGAGGACGAACTCACCGTTGCGGCTCTCCTGGCGGTAGGTGAAGGTCCGCCCCGCGGGGGTGGTGAGGTTGAGCTCCACGATCCCTTCCCCGGCGACGCGGGCGCCGGGCACGTACTCGAACACCTTCACCGCGGGCCCGCCGTCCGACGAAGACTCGTGAACCAGGCGGAAGTGCGCGAGTGCCGGAATCTCCGAGAGAGGTTTCACGAGCGAACTGCTGCGCACGGCCGCATGGTAGCCGGCGGGCGCATGGTCGTTGTAGCGCCGGGCCGCCTCTTCCGCTTCGCGCAGGGGCATGGAGGCGGATCGGACGATGACGGGGCGGTTCTCCGCCATCCCGTACTCGATGTAGAGGGCATCGGCGGGCTCCGCCATCGATCCGTCGAAGTTGTGGAGACGGGCGACCATGGTGGCGTAGTAGCGCTCCGTCCCGAGCGATGTCACCCTGTACGAGCCCGAGGGATCCTGCACCAGGAACTCCTGGACGTAGGGGGACATCCCGGCCGAGGGGTTGTACCAGGCGGCGATGGAGGCGAACCGCAGAGGGTTCGCCATCGACGTATCGGTGATCACGTACTTCGAGCCCAGGCGGTGCAGCACCTCCTCCGCCCGATCCTCGGATTCGGCCATGAGAAATCCGGCCACGCCCGACGGTCCTGCGGCGTTGTCCTGGAACGGATTCGTGTTGGGCATCCGCCGTGCGAGGAAGGTGATCCAGTGGCCGTAGTCCCACCAGGAGAGGATGCCGTAGGACCCTTCGGGATAGCGGAACGCGTCGCGGTCGTAGAGAGCGAGGTACTCGACGCCGGGGTCGGGTGTATGGTTCTGCACCCAGACGAGCGTCTCGTACCAGGGTTCGCTGATGGAGGTGGTGTGGGCGCGCGTCGCGCTCTGGAAGTCGTACTGGACGGCGTGCGCGCAGAAGAGGGCGAGCAGGACGATGGCGCCGCCCATCGCCAGCGCCTTTCCGGGGTCCGCTCTGCGGCTCGAAGATGGGTGAGCCTTTCTGCGCTTCTCCTTCCGATCCTTCGGTGCGGGATTCCGGGCCGCATCCTCCGCCCTGCGGGAGACGAGAATGTGCAGGTCCTCCCAGCAGTGCCTGGCGACCCCGCCCACCAGAACGGCCGAGAGGAGGGCGACGTTCACGCTCA from Methanomicrobiales archaeon encodes:
- the argS gene encoding arginine--tRNA ligase, whose product is MYRETRERIRRALQLASGEKDVGLVEGGEHADLASTVAFCLAKKWRRPPLQIAAEIAAKVSEALKGSDIRVETVGPYINFHFGKAYLAGAIRAALSPDFGSAPRRAERVVIEHTSANPNGPLHVGHIRNSIIGDTLARAFRKAGYPLDVQYYVNDMGRQIAIVVWGIEHESAGGDDGKPDHRIARLYIAANRSLERDPALTAEIDALMQRVEAGDPDTSRRFRAAVEECLAGIRDTLAALNVSHNRFVWEGDFVRNGDVDRTLGRIRRLPEAHEDDILYLDLSRCGFENRYVLRRSDGTTVYAARDLAYHTWKGRNFDRVIDVLGADHKLIGAQLTCTLQLLGERPPEIVYFEFVSLPEGSMSTRAGKFVSADELIEEVSRRALEEVTRRRPDLSEEERTRIARSVAVGAIRYDIVKVSAEKSTVFDWKEALDFERQSGPYIQYAHARACSILDKGGEFTEAFTFESEFEVKLARHIARFPAVLDEAVTLLRPNILAAYTRDLADLFNAFYRDNPVLKSEGETRASRLTLVRAAQNTLSQALGVLGIDALRSM
- the twy1 gene encoding 4-demethylwyosine synthase TYW1 — protein: MRSAPCDPLRRQGYQFLSPGSSAAVKPCLWCKRALKGGDFCYKHQFYGIESHRCIQMTPTLRCTQRCLFCWRSFEHEPQEEVECPPQAIADGVVHLQRRALSGYKPSPYVTEERFRQAMEPRHVAISLAGEPTCYSRLPELVDLFNARGYTTFLVSNGTRPQVLAECRPFQLYVSLDAPDRETYLRLCRPREDCWDAVQESLGLLSGRRSAVRITLVRGWNDRLPERYAAMLDESGPTYAEVKGYMYLGSSRNRLNRDTMPDHHHVRAFADAIAEHSEYQVQDENPLSRVVLMGRSR
- the sepS gene encoding O-phosphoserine--tRNA ligase, whose translation is MRFDVNAWRSRSRDNFEAAWHEGPSVMTPPAMNERYPRRKYRRGIEHPVFGTVRRLRECYLSMGFDEAANPVMVEEQDVYRQFGPEAMAVLDRVFYLGGLPRPNVGISRARLDRIEAILERKVGESAENALRETLHAYKKAEIDGDDLVHAIAGVLASDDATVVRILDEVFPEFRELAPEPSRMTLRSHMTSGWFITLGQIWERQPHPIRLFSVDRCFRREQQEGPTRLMTYHSASCVVAGEDVTNEEGKAVSEALLSAFGFTGFRFRPDEKRSKYYMPDTQTEVYARHPALDWVEVATFGMYSPSALAEYGIGVPVMNLGLGVERLAMIIHGANDMRKLSYPQFFPPELSDRDLAEAVRLREEPRTIPGRELAAAIAAAAAAHGAEPGPCSISAWSGILGDHQVEVFVEEPESNAKLCGPACQNEIFVHQGSILGVPDTEKWAAVRREGTPTGITYLDAVAWLAAARIEAMARCGASTTVQVKMARTPADINLLVAEHAVRFITDHKKKIDVRGPVFLTVRSSVQDLEVETRGA
- a CDS encoding KUP/HAK/KT family potassium transporter; amino-acid sequence: MGLVFGDIGTSPIYTLAVIFLLLEPTPSNVMGILSLLIWTLIVLITVEYTWLAMSLGMKGEGGTIVLRELLLSHLKSRTAIAIVSSMSIIGVALLIGDGVITPAISILSAVEGIVLIPGFETTGETMLILIAAIIAIALFSIQRSGTERVAWTFGPIVAVWFLALAVSGVIAILQAPAVILAINPYYAIQFLLNGGWPAFFILSAVILVATGGEALYADMGHLGRAPIVRAWYLVFFALVLNYLGQGAFLLAHPDVHLVLFEMIYSISPLIYVPFLILSIAATVIASQAMISGIFSIVYQGITTRMLPMLKIDYLSAELRSQIYIDSVNWLLLFSVLIVMFQFRSSASLAAAYGLAVTGTMTITGIMLTCIFFLRRQIVLGLVGIGVTLVDLGFFLAATSKIPTGAYFALIIATVPLGIILIYLAGQKRIFRALRPMELPRFLETYCKLYRDPDVPKIRGTALFFARNTQQLPPYIPLTMFTNNIIYEDNIIISVRILDNPFGLKSGFREILAPGLRVFEIQIGYMEVAEIMQILHKAGIQEKTIFYGLEDIVTNNLVWKIFSAIKRLTPSFVQFYKLPADKIHGVVTRVEM
- a CDS encoding nucleoside-triphosphatase, whose product is MRRKNLLVTGRPGIGKTTLIRRLAGELRPWRPIGFYTEEIREGGMRKGFELVSLSGERGLLAHTDLESRYHVGKYRVDTLALEQFVGGIPLSDPDVRVIVIDEIGPMEILSWVFRRTVEKVLDAPPVCIATAAYRGDRFIDGIKQRPDVRIYEMTRENRSRLLAEIRADAVALLGEPPA
- a CDS encoding archaemetzincin family Zn-dependent metalloprotease, translating into MAIRIVPIGSVDPGVLRMLQAELGRRFGQEVTIGTPVPLPDGAFDPRRGQYAAGILLNAAAERSPAADLDRTLAVADVDLYVPDLNFVFGLAARRTALFSLHRLRQSFYGRAEDRDLFHRRALTEAVHELGHTYGLPHSPDLHCVMYFSNTIADTDRKGAEFCEEDRKRLVRLGVIR
- a CDS encoding oligosaccharyl transferase, archaeosortase A system-associated: MDREFFDKNRKYVIIGLILLFFAVSAGIRLIPMPAIVHAWGVAVYENDPWYTLRQIEIVVANYPGYTWYDPLTAYPSGKVVDWGPLFPFVAATACLICGAATRAEIMMVASWIPPLLAALLVPAMYLLGKSLADGKTGLLAAALVAIVPGQFFYKSLFGYVDHHVAEVFFSTLFCLGYIAALRCSRQSPVDFRRVETLRTPALLAAATGVLYLLGLLTMPTMILFGLLVMLYTPVQGAMDAASRRSSGYLLLLNGIAFGIGIAGLLAFGTPHDGLSLSRYSLGHPIAYMLLILGTAAVVLLSRYFRGRAVHYILALGGIGAAGAGVIALAAPAVFEAFAAGGGAFFSSTAEVLTIVEARPWTIGQAWFSFQTGLILMAGGLGLLAVRVYRERRAEGLFVIVWSLLILLATWAHWRYEYYLSVNVALLSAVLVGGVARHCWEDLHILVSRRAEDAARNPAPKDRKEKRRKAHPSSSRRADPGKALAMGGAIVLLALFCAHAVQYDFQSATRAHTTSISEPWYETLVWVQNHTPDPGVEYLALYDRDAFRYPEGSYGILSWWDYGHWITFLARRMPNTNPFQDNAAGPSGVAGFLMAESEDRAEEVLHRLGSKYVITDTSMANPLRFASIAAWYNPSAGMSPYVQEFLVQDPSGSYRVTSLGTERYYATMVARLHNFDGSMAEPADALYIEYGMAENRPVIVRSASMPLREAEEAARRYNDHAPAGYHAAVRSSSLVKPLSEIPALAHFRLVHESSSDGGPAVKVFEYVPGARVAGEGIVELNLTTPAGRTFTYRQESRNGEFVLPYSTLGNPYPVKADGRYRIIGTDREFDVSEEQVQRGEAAG